In Microbacterium esteraromaticum, the following proteins share a genomic window:
- a CDS encoding TetR/AcrR family transcriptional regulator, which produces MTTASRAGRPRASSRETLAEAACELFLEQGYEATSIVDITQRAGVSRSSFFNYFSSKSDVLWSGFDARVDAALVALARLGTDADGDSVRDALRPMLHGLAPDPLALALRNASAMGVEAELMRDTGLRHARMASAIAATARSAGVEVVRADILGSALATAVLSSVRVWAERGPGQASLESQFDEALHAIHDLPWR; this is translated from the coding sequence ATGACCACGGCTTCGCGAGCAGGACGCCCACGGGCCTCGTCGCGCGAGACCCTCGCCGAGGCCGCGTGCGAGCTCTTCCTCGAGCAGGGGTACGAGGCGACCTCGATCGTCGACATCACCCAGCGGGCAGGGGTGAGCAGATCGAGCTTCTTCAACTACTTCTCGTCGAAGAGCGATGTGCTGTGGTCCGGCTTCGACGCCAGGGTCGACGCCGCGCTGGTGGCGCTGGCTCGGCTGGGGACGGATGCCGACGGCGACTCGGTGCGAGACGCGCTGCGTCCGATGCTTCACGGCCTCGCGCCCGACCCGCTCGCACTCGCGTTGCGCAACGCCAGCGCGATGGGCGTGGAGGCGGAGCTGATGCGCGACACGGGGCTCCGGCACGCCCGGATGGCATCCGCGATCGCCGCGACGGCGCGCAGCGCAGGAGTCGAGGTGGTTCGTGCTGACATCCTCGGATCGGCTCTGGCGACAGCGGTGCTCTCCTCCGTGCGCGTGTGGGCGGAGCGGGGGCCCGGTCAGGCTTCGCTGGAGTCGCAGTTCGACGAGGCCCTGCACGCCATCCACGATCTTCCCTGGCGCTGA